A window from Brucella sp. BE17 encodes these proteins:
- the gatB gene encoding Asp-tRNA(Asn)/Glu-tRNA(Gln) amidotransferase subunit GatB → MSLIDTRTPEPKRFISGATGDWEVVIGMEVHAQVTSQSKLFSGASTSFGAEPNANVSLVDAAMPGMLPVINQECVAQAVRTGLGLKAQINLKSVFDRKNYFYPDLPQGYQISQFKQPIVGEGKIMISVGPDNKGQFEDVEIGIERLHLEQDAGKSMHDQHPTMSYVDLNRSGVALMEIVSKPDLRSSDEARAYLTKLRTIVRYLGTCDGNMDEGSMRADVNVSVRKPGGEFGTRCEIKNVNSIRFVGQSIEFEARRQIAILEDGGKIDQETRLFDPIKGETRSMRSKEEAHDYRYFPDPDLLPLEFDQAFVDTLAADLPELPDEKKNRLVEKLGISVYDASILVTEKAIADYYEAVASGRDGKASANWVINDLLGALNKAGKSIEESPLSPDQLGAIIDLIKEGTISGKIAKDLFEIVWNEGGDPKVLVEERGMKQVTDTGAIEKAVDEIIAANPEKVEQVKVKPTLAGWFVGQVMRATGGKANPQAVNDLVKAKLGIEE, encoded by the coding sequence ATGTCCCTTATTGATACGCGCACTCCTGAGCCAAAACGTTTCATTTCCGGCGCTACCGGTGACTGGGAAGTGGTGATCGGCATGGAAGTCCATGCGCAGGTCACCTCCCAATCAAAACTGTTTTCCGGTGCTTCGACATCGTTTGGTGCAGAACCCAATGCCAATGTGTCTTTAGTGGATGCCGCAATGCCGGGGATGCTGCCGGTCATCAATCAGGAGTGCGTGGCACAGGCTGTGCGCACCGGGCTTGGCCTCAAGGCACAAATCAATCTGAAATCGGTTTTCGACCGCAAGAACTATTTTTATCCCGATCTGCCTCAGGGTTATCAGATTTCTCAGTTCAAGCAGCCGATCGTCGGTGAGGGCAAGATTATGATCTCGGTCGGTCCTGATAATAAGGGCCAGTTTGAGGACGTGGAAATTGGCATCGAGCGTCTGCATCTGGAACAGGATGCGGGCAAGTCTATGCACGACCAGCACCCGACCATGTCTTATGTGGACCTGAACCGGTCCGGCGTGGCGCTGATGGAAATCGTCTCCAAGCCTGATTTGCGTTCATCCGATGAGGCGCGCGCTTATCTGACCAAGCTGCGTACCATCGTACGCTATCTTGGCACCTGTGACGGTAATATGGATGAAGGCTCGATGCGTGCTGACGTCAATGTCTCCGTTCGCAAGCCCGGCGGTGAATTCGGTACCCGTTGCGAGATCAAGAACGTCAACTCGATCCGCTTCGTGGGTCAGTCGATTGAATTTGAGGCGCGCCGCCAGATCGCCATTCTCGAAGATGGTGGCAAGATTGATCAGGAAACTCGCCTGTTTGATCCGATCAAGGGCGAGACGCGCTCCATGCGCTCCAAGGAAGAAGCGCATGATTATCGCTATTTCCCCGATCCTGACCTTCTGCCGCTCGAATTCGATCAGGCTTTTGTCGATACACTCGCAGCCGATCTGCCGGAATTGCCGGATGAGAAGAAGAACCGTCTTGTCGAAAAGCTGGGTATCTCGGTCTATGACGCCTCGATCCTTGTGACCGAAAAGGCGATTGCCGATTATTATGAAGCCGTCGCTTCGGGTCGCGATGGCAAGGCTTCGGCCAACTGGGTCATCAATGATCTGCTCGGTGCGCTCAACAAGGCGGGCAAGAGCATTGAGGAATCACCGCTCAGCCCGGATCAGTTGGGCGCGATTATCGATCTGATCAAGGAAGGCACGATTTCGGGCAAGATTGCCAAGGATCTGTTCGAGATCGTCTGGAACGAAGGCGGCGATCCAAAAGTGCTCGTTGAAGAACGCGGCATGAAGCAGGTCACCGATACGGGCGCGATTGAAAAGGCTGTGGACGAGATTATTGCTGCAAATCCCGAAAAGGTTGAACAGGTAAAAGTCAAGCCGACACTGGCTGGCTGGTTCGTGGGGCAGGTGATGCGCGCAACTGGCGGTAAGGCCAATCCGCAGGCGGTCAATGATCTGGTCAAGGCCAAGCTTGGAATTGAAGAGTAA
- a CDS encoding DUF2155 domain-containing protein — MQVSVLTKHSPYAVGSGKNMIGKVAQAAFISIVAVSVSSHAAKAERISNPVAEFSGLDKITGRITTFDVYINETVQFGALQVTPKVCYSRTEDEAPRTDSFVEVEEITLDRKIRRIFTGWMFADSPGLNAVEHPIYDVWLKDCKQASKVPAPQN; from the coding sequence ATACAGGTCTCTGTTTTGACGAAGCATTCCCCTTATGCGGTCGGTAGCGGAAAAAACATGATCGGAAAGGTTGCGCAAGCAGCGTTCATTTCCATTGTGGCTGTTAGCGTCAGTTCTCATGCCGCAAAGGCCGAACGGATTTCCAATCCGGTTGCCGAATTTTCGGGCCTCGATAAGATCACTGGACGCATCACGACTTTCGACGTCTATATCAACGAAACAGTACAGTTTGGTGCGCTTCAGGTGACACCGAAAGTCTGCTATTCGCGTACGGAAGATGAAGCGCCACGCACCGACAGTTTTGTCGAGGTGGAAGAAATTACACTGGATCGCAAAATCCGCCGCATTTTTACCGGTTGGATGTTTGCAGATAGCCCCGGCCTCAATGCCGTAGAGCATCCGATTTACGATGTATGGCTTAAAGACTGCAAACAGGCCTCCAAAGTGCCTGCGCCGCAGAACTGA
- the accC gene encoding acetyl-CoA carboxylase biotin carboxylase subunit codes for MFQKILIANRGEIALRVLRACKELGIKTVAVHSTADADAMHVRLADESVCIGPPPSRDSYLNIHQIVAACEITGADAIHPGYGFLSENAKFAEILEAHDITFIGPTASHIRIMGDKIEAKRTAKRLGIPVVPGSDGGVTDDVEAARVAKEIGYPVIIKASAGGGGRGMKVALTEDDLSVALSTARTEAGAAFGDDAVYIEKYLEKPRHIEVQVVGDGAGNAIHLGERDCSLQRRHQKVWEEANSPALNAEARDKIGMICANAVADLGYRGAGTIEFLYENGEFYFIEMNTRLQVEHPITEAITGIDLVHEQIRVAAGLGLSVTQKDVRFSGHAIECRINAEDPRNFTPSPGLITHYHTPGGLGIRVDSGVYSGYRIPPYYDSLIGKLIVHGRNRVECMMRLRRALDEFVVDGVKTTLPLFQDLISNQDIANGAYDIHWLEKYLASQSESEGA; via the coding sequence ATGTTTCAAAAGATACTCATAGCCAATCGTGGTGAAATTGCTCTTCGCGTGCTCAGGGCCTGTAAGGAACTGGGTATCAAGACCGTCGCGGTCCATTCAACGGCAGATGCGGATGCCATGCATGTTCGTCTTGCGGACGAAAGCGTGTGCATCGGCCCGCCGCCTTCGCGCGACAGCTATCTGAACATTCACCAGATCGTCGCTGCCTGCGAGATCACAGGTGCCGATGCCATTCATCCGGGCTATGGTTTTCTGTCCGAGAATGCCAAATTTGCGGAAATCCTCGAAGCGCATGATATCACCTTCATTGGCCCCACCGCTTCGCATATCCGCATCATGGGCGACAAGATCGAAGCCAAGCGCACCGCAAAGCGCCTTGGCATTCCGGTTGTTCCAGGTTCGGATGGTGGTGTGACCGATGACGTCGAAGCCGCTCGCGTGGCCAAGGAAATCGGCTATCCCGTCATCATCAAGGCCTCAGCCGGTGGTGGCGGTCGCGGTATGAAAGTGGCGCTAACCGAAGATGACCTGTCGGTGGCACTTTCCACCGCACGCACGGAAGCCGGTGCCGCCTTTGGTGATGATGCAGTCTATATCGAGAAATATCTCGAAAAGCCGCGTCATATCGAAGTTCAGGTCGTGGGCGATGGTGCCGGCAATGCTATTCATTTGGGCGAACGCGACTGCTCGCTGCAACGCCGTCACCAGAAGGTCTGGGAAGAAGCCAACTCTCCAGCGCTCAACGCGGAAGCGCGTGACAAGATCGGTATGATCTGTGCCAATGCCGTGGCTGATCTTGGCTATCGCGGCGCGGGAACGATCGAGTTCCTTTATGAGAACGGCGAGTTCTATTTCATCGAAATGAACACCCGTTTGCAGGTCGAGCATCCGATCACCGAAGCCATTACTGGCATTGATCTGGTGCATGAGCAGATCCGCGTGGCCGCAGGGCTTGGCCTGTCGGTGACCCAGAAGGATGTGCGCTTTTCGGGCCATGCCATCGAATGCCGGATCAATGCCGAAGACCCACGCAACTTTACGCCGTCTCCAGGCCTCATCACGCATTACCATACGCCGGGCGGTCTTGGTATTCGCGTTGATTCCGGCGTTTATTCGGGCTACCGAATCCCGCCCTATTATGACAGCCTGATCGGCAAGTTGATCGTGCATGGGCGCAACCGCGTTGAATGCATGATGCGTCTGCGCCGTGCGCTCGACGAGTTCGTCGTTGACGGTGTTAAAACCACTCTGCCGCTGTTCCAGGACCTGATTTCCAATCAGGATATCGCCAATGGTGCCTATGACATCCACTGGCTGGAAAAATACCTGGCAAGCCAGAGCGAAAGCGAAGGCGCTTAA
- the tig gene encoding trigger factor gives MQVTETLNEGLKREIKVVVPAGDLEAKLAERLETARDRARINGFRPGKVPATHLRKMYGKSFMAEIVNEILNDSSRSILAERNEKSATQPEVIMSEDEKEAEKVLDGKADFVFSLNYEVLPAIEVKDFSKIAVTREVVDISDEEVDEQVKRVASSTRTFETKKGKAENEDRVTIDYLGKIDGEPFEGGADSDAQLVLGSGQFIPGFEEQLVGVKAGDEKVITVNFPEDYGAAHLAGKEATFDITVKEVAKAGELELNDETAKKLGIETLERLRQVVREQIESQYGQITRQKVKRQILDELDGDYQFETPQKLVDAEFNNIWQQINFDLQQAGRTFEDEDTSEEAAREEYRKLAERRVRLGLVLSEIGEKAGVEVSEEELQRAVYDQVRRYPGQEKEIYEFLRKTPDAVANLRAPIFEEKVVDHLLANINVTDKKVSKEELSAEDEDTTDAKPAKKAATKKAAAKKDETAKDEPKKKAAPKKKAEDKSEEA, from the coding sequence ATGCAGGTTACCGAAACGCTCAATGAAGGGCTGAAGCGCGAGATTAAAGTCGTGGTTCCGGCCGGAGATCTCGAAGCCAAGCTCGCTGAGCGGCTCGAAACGGCCCGTGATCGCGCACGCATCAATGGTTTCCGCCCCGGTAAGGTACCGGCGACCCACCTGCGTAAGATGTACGGCAAGTCCTTCATGGCCGAGATCGTCAACGAAATCCTCAATGATTCGTCGCGTTCGATCCTTGCCGAGCGTAATGAAAAGTCGGCTACCCAGCCGGAAGTCATCATGTCGGAAGACGAAAAAGAGGCCGAAAAGGTTCTCGACGGCAAGGCTGATTTCGTTTTCTCGCTGAACTACGAAGTTCTGCCTGCCATCGAAGTCAAGGATTTCTCCAAGATCGCCGTCACGCGTGAAGTCGTCGATATTTCCGATGAGGAAGTCGATGAACAGGTCAAGCGCGTAGCATCATCGACCCGCACTTTTGAGACGAAGAAGGGCAAGGCCGAAAATGAAGATCGCGTGACGATCGACTATCTCGGCAAAATCGATGGCGAGCCTTTTGAGGGCGGCGCTGATAGCGACGCGCAGCTTGTTCTTGGCTCGGGACAGTTCATTCCGGGTTTTGAAGAGCAGCTCGTGGGCGTAAAGGCCGGCGACGAAAAGGTCATCACCGTCAACTTCCCCGAAGATTACGGCGCAGCGCATCTCGCAGGCAAGGAAGCAACCTTCGACATTACCGTCAAGGAAGTTGCCAAGGCGGGTGAGCTTGAGCTCAACGACGAAACCGCCAAGAAGCTTGGCATCGAGACGCTTGAGCGCCTGCGTCAGGTCGTGCGTGAGCAGATCGAAAGCCAGTACGGCCAGATTACCCGCCAGAAGGTGAAGCGTCAGATTCTGGACGAGCTCGATGGCGACTACCAGTTTGAAACGCCGCAGAAGCTGGTCGATGCAGAATTCAACAATATCTGGCAGCAGATCAATTTTGATCTTCAGCAAGCTGGACGCACATTTGAAGACGAAGACACATCAGAAGAAGCAGCCCGCGAAGAATACCGCAAGCTTGCTGAACGCCGTGTGCGCCTCGGTCTGGTTCTGTCTGAAATCGGCGAAAAGGCTGGCGTTGAAGTTTCGGAAGAAGAACTGCAGCGTGCCGTTTACGATCAGGTTCGCCGCTATCCGGGTCAGGAAAAGGAAATCTACGAATTCCTGCGCAAGACGCCGGATGCTGTTGCCAACCTTCGCGCCCCGATTTTCGAGGAAAAGGTTGTTGACCATCTGCTCGCCAATATCAACGTGACCGACAAGAAGGTCTCGAAGGAAGAATTGAGCGCGGAAGACGAAGACACGACAGACGCAAAGCCCGCAAAGAAGGCTGCGACCAAGAAAGCCGCAGCCAAGAAGGATGAGACCGCCAAGGACGAGCCTAAGAAAAAGGCTGCTCCGAAAAAGAAGGCGGAAGACAAGTCCGAAGAGGCTTGA
- a CDS encoding GNAT family N-acetyltransferase yields the protein MWVRSATEADLKAVHELLVSTWHASFDDILGREMVNAVTAQWHSLAALKANLKKPYSEFVVADNGEGGIDGMAFASQSEAGKASLHQLYVRPEMQVQGIGTMLLAEIEMAFPDVRSIRLEVIEKNTKAVQFYDRKGYQRVGRNEDWGVPVCKEPVLIMEKPLEGWSM from the coding sequence ATGTGGGTCAGGAGTGCCACCGAGGCTGATCTTAAAGCCGTGCATGAACTGCTCGTTTCGACATGGCACGCGAGTTTTGACGATATTCTGGGGCGCGAGATGGTGAATGCCGTCACCGCGCAATGGCATTCCCTTGCGGCCCTCAAAGCCAATCTAAAGAAGCCATATTCGGAATTTGTTGTGGCTGATAACGGCGAGGGTGGCATTGACGGTATGGCGTTCGCAAGCCAGAGCGAAGCGGGCAAGGCGTCGCTGCATCAGCTTTATGTGCGCCCCGAGATGCAGGTTCAGGGTATCGGCACCATGCTGCTTGCAGAAATCGAGATGGCTTTCCCCGATGTGCGTTCGATCAGGCTCGAAGTGATCGAGAAAAATACCAAAGCCGTGCAGTTTTATGACCGCAAAGGCTATCAGCGCGTTGGACGCAATGAGGACTGGGGTGTCCCTGTTTGCAAGGAACCGGTTCTGATCATGGAAAAACCGCTTGAAGGCTGGAGCATGTAA
- a CDS encoding GDYXXLXY domain-containing protein has translation MKKKWLFIGAALAALLQTGFLYASIETRASILRSGREVVLQTHPVDPRDLMRGDYVILGYDISSVDIKEIKGQPQAGDKRTVYVALKPGTDEKWHFSRASFNPFTDLDAEEVQLRGESRYVISPHADHSVPVAYGIERYYVPEGEGRAIEEGQQEKRITVVLAVNANGTAVIKALRDNGRQLHKEPLY, from the coding sequence ATGAAAAAGAAATGGCTTTTCATCGGTGCCGCATTGGCCGCCTTGCTGCAAACCGGCTTTCTCTATGCGAGCATAGAGACGCGAGCGTCCATTCTGCGTTCAGGCAGGGAAGTCGTGTTGCAAACCCACCCGGTCGATCCGCGTGATCTGATGCGTGGGGATTATGTCATTCTGGGCTATGATATATCCTCGGTCGACATCAAGGAAATTAAGGGGCAACCGCAGGCGGGTGATAAACGAACAGTTTATGTTGCGCTAAAGCCTGGCACGGATGAAAAATGGCACTTTTCCCGTGCTTCCTTCAATCCGTTTACCGATCTTGACGCTGAGGAAGTGCAGCTGCGCGGCGAGAGCCGTTATGTCATCTCTCCTCATGCGGATCATTCGGTTCCTGTCGCCTATGGCATAGAACGCTATTATGTACCGGAAGGAGAGGGACGTGCCATTGAGGAAGGTCAGCAAGAAAAGCGTATCACAGTGGTTCTGGCTGTAAATGCGAACGGAACCGCCGTTATCAAAGCTCTGCGCGACAATGGACGTCAATTGCATAAAGAGCCGCTTTATTAA
- a CDS encoding NADH:ubiquinone oxidoreductase subunit NDUFA12 has protein sequence MKKFITQVFTWWNGQTLGTRLHTWRKGEKVGEDEFGNVYYQGGKDSEGRTRRWVIFKGYAEASAIPPGWHGWMHHRVDTPPSKEDYQPRDWQRNHHANQTGTPLAYRPKGSIPLPGAPVAERPRVTGEYDAWTPGN, from the coding sequence ATGAAGAAGTTCATCACGCAAGTCTTCACCTGGTGGAATGGCCAGACGCTCGGCACCCGTTTGCATACGTGGCGCAAGGGTGAAAAGGTCGGCGAAGACGAATTCGGCAATGTCTATTATCAGGGTGGCAAGGACTCTGAAGGCCGCACGCGCCGCTGGGTCATCTTCAAGGGCTATGCAGAAGCAAGCGCCATTCCTCCGGGCTGGCATGGCTGGATGCATCATCGCGTCGACACACCTCCGAGCAAGGAAGATTACCAGCCGCGTGATTGGCAGAGAAATCACCATGCCAATCAGACTGGTACACCGTTGGCCTATCGCCCCAAGGGCTCCATTCCCCTGCCGGGAGCACCTGTTGCGGAGCGTCCGCGTGTGACTGGCGAATATGATGCCTGGACGCCAGGAAACTGA
- a CDS encoding DUF2157 domain-containing protein: protein MSFSISVERQIARWQQQGLIDAETASHLKADLEKQSSKFSLGSVLATLGGLLLGAAVIMLVAANWQDMPRLMRIGLMFGLIWIGYLGGAWRESRGDAVFSTVLYMVGAASFGAGIALVGQMYHLSGDVHVAALYWAFGVLAAAFLMRAPALAAFAAGVGCFYLMSFIFADTRLGDGSDLYRWFGLLLLIVGAGAALFTRSRFSAHLWALYAIGWALFLYYAEERGFILVGMIILGLALMLADAFAYETLQRLTRFSRPLAAYGLLLALLALAILQLDDMFSYSVDQTGLKNDIFYGIVVLALSIGAIALCGRDNGGLRSLAYTAFSVEVLYLASETVGTMIGTSGFFLTAGVLVLLLAAFVRRMERRFGNRTREGIAA, encoded by the coding sequence TCTTATCGATGCAGAAACGGCATCGCATCTGAAGGCCGATCTCGAAAAGCAGTCGTCGAAATTCAGTCTGGGCTCTGTGCTTGCGACGCTCGGCGGGCTGTTGCTTGGTGCGGCCGTCATCATGCTTGTTGCCGCCAACTGGCAGGATATGCCGCGGCTTATGCGTATCGGGTTGATGTTTGGCTTGATCTGGATCGGTTATCTGGGCGGCGCGTGGCGAGAGTCACGCGGTGACGCCGTCTTTTCGACCGTGCTTTACATGGTGGGGGCCGCGTCCTTTGGTGCGGGTATCGCGCTTGTTGGTCAGATGTACCATCTTTCCGGTGATGTGCATGTCGCAGCGCTTTACTGGGCGTTCGGTGTCCTTGCCGCTGCTTTTCTCATGCGTGCGCCGGCACTGGCCGCGTTCGCCGCAGGTGTTGGCTGCTTTTATCTTATGAGCTTTATTTTTGCCGATACAAGGCTGGGTGATGGCAGTGATCTCTACCGCTGGTTCGGACTGCTGCTTCTGATCGTAGGCGCGGGCGCGGCCCTTTTCACCCGCTCGCGCTTTTCCGCGCATCTTTGGGCGCTCTATGCTATAGGTTGGGCTCTCTTTCTTTATTATGCGGAGGAACGCGGATTTATCCTCGTTGGCATGATCATCCTCGGTCTTGCCTTGATGCTTGCAGACGCTTTCGCTTATGAAACTTTGCAGCGTCTGACCCGGTTTTCACGCCCGCTTGCAGCTTACGGATTGTTGCTTGCGCTGCTCGCTTTGGCGATTTTGCAACTTGATGACATGTTCTCCTATTCGGTTGATCAAACCGGACTGAAGAACGACATATTTTATGGCATCGTGGTTTTGGCGCTTTCAATTGGTGCCATCGCGCTGTGCGGTCGTGACAATGGTGGTTTGCGGTCGCTGGCCTATACGGCTTTTTCGGTTGAAGTGCTTTATCTTGCTTCAGAAACAGTGGGCACGATGATCGGCACTTCGGGGTTCTTCCTGACTGCCGGGGTTCTTGTGCTGTTGCTGGCAGCCTTTGTGCGCCGCATGGAACGACGGTTCGGAAACAGAACGCGTGAGGGGATCGCTGCATGA
- the accB gene encoding acetyl-CoA carboxylase biotin carboxyl carrier protein, which translates to MSSKNSVIDKEIIRDLADILNDTDLTDIEVEHGDLRIRVSRNVTVQAAATVLPAAAPTVAAPVAAATAEATKAEVSKNAVPSPMVGTAYLAPAPGARNFIEVGTQVKEGQTLLIIEAMKTMNQIASPRSGTVKAILIDDAQPVEFGEPLVVIE; encoded by the coding sequence ATGTCCAGCAAAAACTCCGTCATCGACAAGGAAATCATCCGTGACCTCGCGGATATCCTCAACGACACCGACCTGACCGACATCGAAGTCGAGCATGGCGATCTGCGCATTCGCGTCTCACGCAATGTTACGGTTCAGGCCGCAGCAACTGTTCTTCCAGCCGCCGCCCCCACCGTTGCAGCTCCCGTCGCCGCAGCTACCGCTGAGGCCACCAAGGCTGAGGTGTCGAAGAACGCTGTTCCTTCGCCAATGGTTGGCACTGCCTATCTCGCTCCGGCTCCAGGCGCGCGCAACTTCATCGAAGTCGGCACGCAGGTGAAAGAAGGCCAGACGCTTCTCATCATCGAAGCCATGAAGACCATGAACCAGATCGCTTCGCCACGTAGCGGCACGGTCAAGGCTATCCTGATCGATGACGCGCAGCCTGTCGAATTCGGCGAACCGCTCGTCGTGATCGAATAA
- the aat gene encoding leucyl/phenylalanyl-tRNA--protein transferase: MLLRAYSTGVFPMAEEADDPEVFWVRPEERGIIPLDDFHIPRSLQKTIRQNIFEIRLDSDFAGVIDGCASGPGERARTWINRPIRQAYQDLFEIGHCHTVEAWHDGKLVGGLYGVTLGRAFFGESMFTRMRDASKVCLAFLVEHLINQGFVLLDTQFTTAHLERFGAIEVPRKDYEKILAHALDGSARF, encoded by the coding sequence CTGCTCCTGCGCGCTTATTCCACCGGGGTTTTCCCGATGGCGGAAGAGGCAGATGACCCGGAGGTTTTCTGGGTGCGGCCTGAAGAGCGCGGCATTATCCCGCTCGATGATTTTCATATTCCACGCAGCCTGCAAAAAACCATCCGCCAGAACATTTTCGAAATCCGGCTCGACAGCGATTTTGCCGGTGTTATTGATGGCTGTGCCAGTGGCCCCGGCGAACGCGCACGTACATGGATCAACCGTCCTATCCGGCAAGCCTATCAGGACCTGTTTGAAATCGGTCATTGCCATACTGTTGAAGCCTGGCATGACGGCAAGCTTGTCGGCGGGCTTTATGGCGTAACACTTGGCCGGGCTTTTTTCGGTGAAAGCATGTTTACGCGGATGCGTGACGCCTCAAAGGTCTGTCTCGCTTTTCTGGTGGAACATCTGATCAATCAGGGCTTTGTGCTGCTCGACACGCAATTCACCACAGCACATCTCGAGCGGTTTGGAGCAATAGAGGTTCCCCGCAAAGATTACGAGAAGATACTCGCGCATGCGCTTGACGGCTCCGCTCGTTTTTAG